CAACTCAATAAACATTGGCGTAGTCATCCCCCATGTGGATAGTAGACTGGTTGTTATACAGCAATAGCACACAATGAGGCCTTGAAGCTAGCcagaaataagataaataagGAGATAGCTGCTAAACATGACTGCTAGTTGATATGAGATATTTGCCACTGACTTCTAGAGGGCCTCCAGTGACAGCCATGACAAGATATGACAAGAACTTTACAAGAAATAATGAGGCCCAGCCCTCTTAGTCAAATGCCAACTATGAGTATTCTTTAATGATCGATATTCAGGACAGTAATTAAATGAAATCAGTAGATGATGACTTACCTTAAAGTTAAGAGCTTAGTATGTGTGAAAAACAAGCCCCATATCAACGACTTCCAGAAATGATCTTCCAGACTAGCACTGGTTGTATTGTTGCTTACAGGAATAGCCCGCCAATAACACCGTGTTATTAAGCGGGCCTCTCGTCCACCGTCACTGCTTTGCCcgttttaaaatgacaaaaacagccTGTTGAGTGTGTAAAGCGACAGCTGCCGGTTAATTTTGAGTGAGACAGTTAATATTTCCGTGATGATCCGCTGATGAAATGGCAGCAGgacacaacagcagcatctcACATCCCGTCCTCCTCGCCCTCATCAGCACCATAGCCGTAACTGTACACACAGCGGCGCAGTAGCAATCCTCGGGCTGCTGCCTTCAGAGGCTGTGGGAACAAAATAGCTGTTGTTACAATATGAGCGCGCATGAACATAATAACTTCTTCTACATAATTTATCCGAAAGATGAAAGACTCAGAATCAGTTGTCTCAGTATTTTGCAATTCCTAAATTTCAAacttaaaatgaagaaataaaatacaagaacATATTCTATATAAAACGGTAAAACAGATACAAATAGATAGAAGATATTCACCACATTTGCGAGAAGGTATTTAGGATAAGATAATGATGAGATTCTGCGTAAGACTAGCAGAAGGTTAACATCGGGGTTAGGTTTATAAGGTAACAAAGATTACGGCCATCTTGTTTTGCCGTGTTGCCAGTACAATTCACAGTGAAACGAACATATATGCAATAGATTGAAGAGGCTGCTTCTgtctgacaaaaacaatgactttAACGTTACAAAGTAGCCCAGGGAAACAGTTAGCTACATACATATAACCACATAAGACACGCTACCTTTGACAAAGTGGCCAGTGCACACACGAGCATTAGGTCTATCCGAATCCAGCCACTTTTGGACGGCGTCTGTCGGTCATTTTCGCGCAATTTCCTTCctaaaacaacaacttttggTACTTAATAAGAGCTACCTGTGATGACACGCTCCGTAGCTACTTCTTGCCTTGCATCTCACTGACGTCATAACGCAAACGGTTGTCGTCTGTCCAATCACAATCAAGAATCTTTCCATAACCTGAAATGGCGTTTTGCTTTCgccttcagggccaccgtatTTATCAGTTATGAGATTATATATCTAAAAATACTGACCAGCTTTAATTATGATGATTGAAATATGGTTATTTGTGCTTTTAAGGGTTAGACATTACAGGTGACTTGTAATTCCCATCCTTTATAATCTAACGCCAACTATATTTAAAGTTGTTTAAATTATTACAGCCTCTAACAACTTTTGCAGTAAAATGCCGATTATATATTGATGCATATTTAATAATACTCCAATGAAGAAACAACTGTTGTTTACGAGGAGTCCGCGAACGCACCGCCAGTTATAAACAGCTATACTGAAGTTCCCTACAGGAGCTGAGAGTCGCCTGTCAAGTCAACTGATTCAGACTGAGATGTGTGCAGCGATTTCGACCGCTTCTTTCGCAGATCTCAATGATACTGGATCATAGCATTTAGCcttagaagaaaaaaatgtcctaCTTTTTTTGCACTGTTCATTACTTTACTAGCtagttttctgctctgttgtgataCCTTCTTAAAGTTTCCATAAATCTATTGCGGAGGGTTTTTTTCtcgctgcagagctgcagccatgCAGCAGGAGCTTTTGTTCAAAGTCCTGGTCATCGGGGACTTGGGGGTCGGAAAAACGTCCATCATCAAGCGGTACGTCCATCAGATCTTCTCCCAGCACTACCGAGCCACCATCGGGGTGGACTTCGCCCTGAAAGTGCTGCAGTGGGATAATGACACTGTGATCCGGCTACAGCTGTGGGACATAGCAGGTCTGTCAAACTTCATCGAACCTCATAGATCCCGGTTTACAGGTTTCTTATACATCAGGTGATTgttacagctgctgctctgcgtGCAGATCCAAAACAAGGATTTGCGTTTGAATGTGAGCGTGTGTACTTGGAAACAAAAACCTTTTGTTTCACCTTCAGAAGTTAAAACCTGGTAGGTGTTGAAGCTACTTCAGGAAATAAGCTGTGTAAATGAGTTGGAGAGTGGAAAAGTAAGTACAAgtaaaaaacacataaacattaaaaatatttgctGTACAGTGCCACATCCCCATCTGATCAAGCAACCTCTGTCCTAAgatgacactttttttttacatttatgacATAAACATACACCAGATGCAATGGAAACTTAATAAGATGGAGATTGTTTCAGTGAGTGATGTAAATTCCCAGTGAAAGTTTGTGTCTGTCCACTGGTTGCATGGGTCCCTCCCTGTCATTTGTTGCCTGGATGAGGAATGTGAATCTTGTGCCTGGCTGTGACTCAAGTGATCCCATGCTCATAATATCAGTCACATGATGGCAGTTACTGTAGAATaaacacatacgcacacacaaactcatactCCTATATTCGTCACTAATGCACCGTGCTGTGAGTTGATTTAATTTAATGGACATGAAAGGTGTCTTTTACATAGATATGTGTACGTGTCTGATGGCTGTCCATGCGTCCCAGGACAGGAGCGGTATGGGAACATGACTCGTGTCTATTACCGGGAGGCGGTGGGAGCGCTAGTGGTGTTTGACGTGACGAGGGCCTCCACGTTCGACGCCGTGCTGAAGTGGAAGGATGACCTGGACTCCAAGGTCAGACAACAGCTCTCTGAGCTCCACAGTCAACCCATCTGTGGTCTACGTGTGATAGAGAGGCTTAAACTGaggcttcctctctctctcctgtcttttctaAAGTTGTATCTGCAACTGgtgggagacacacacactacaacaaTTGACATCAAGGTTACATTTAATGTAAGGGTAAAGTCAGTGTCATGGTTTAATAAGATAAAGTTCTGCTGAAACAGAAAGCACAACAAAAAGATTCTGCATGAGCACTGACATTGAGGGCAGCGGTGTATGCATCATTTACACTACATCTTAATGTCCTTACTTTTCTAATTAAggtattaattaattaattaaggtATTTCAATGTCAGCTGCTTGTTTGAGTCACCTGCTGAACTAAGTTGAACCAGCTTTTCATAAATCCATCACTAAGAAGTAAAGTCCTTTTCTAGTACAAGCTAGTTTGAGACTAGTGATCATCATTAAAACTTAAGAAATGTCTTAACCAATTATAATTATAGTATTGTGTAAATCAGTTGTTCTGTCAGGAGTGATCAGCCATATAAGCAGAAAGTCATTGTAGCAGTACAAGCTAGCATAATTAGCAAAAAGCACAGTTTCAGATGCTCGacagatactgtatattttttgcCAATGGTAAAGTATTGCTTAGTTGAGGGTATTGAAAGACCATCTGAGAGCAGTTTGAACTATCATTGCCTCTAGCCTTTCTCTATGATGGATGATTTCTCATGACCTGTTCCAATGTGGCCATTCAGAACAGTGATAAACacttctgatgtggttgtgtTGCATGTTGCAAACACCAGTTCTTTTTGAGCATACTGTCACCCTTCTGTTTAGAGGACTATACACACCGAAAGACAACAAGGGtctttttaacattaaattcTCATTCTCAGTTACCTTTGCCTAAAAAGTTGCGTTAGATAATGGTAGTCAGTAGCAGTTTGTTCGGGCGCCGTGTAaccttcctttcttctttcctaAGGTGACTCTGAACCATGGGAGGCCAGTCCCAGCTGTACTCTTGGCCAACAAGTCGGACCAGCTGGGTTCCCAGCAGCCCAAACTCGACTCCTTCTGCAGGGAAAATGGCTTCGTCGGGTGGTTTGAGACCTCGGCGAAGGTACGAGAGAGGAGACGCAGGACATGTGGAGGCAGTAACTGCACCTTTTTGAAAATCAGAGGGAAAGAAATTCAGTTAGACTGATGCTATAGTATTATTTTCCACAGATCATTTGACTGCACTTTACTATGCAAAGGTTACACGCCTTGTATGATTTAACCGCACATGAAATGAATGCTATTGCAATGGAGAGGATCTTGACTTGAGGCAGgttaaatacatattttgcaCACTAAAACATTGGCAGGCAAGTTATTACAGCAGAAGCCCACTGTAAAAAGAAATTATTCTGAAAATTCCCATGAGGCGTTTCAGTGCAGACACTAAGAGTCGGAGAACATTATTTGCCGAGACGAATAGAGGAATGTCTGCAGTCTGGTGTGAATTAGTGCTCCTCATTCAGAGCCTGTCTAATGAGTTACACAGCAGAGTGCAAGTCAGAGATAGTAGTGAAGTTGGTGAACACGAAAGCTCAACAGACAGATCAGCACACAAAGAATAACTCAGTGTTTATAACTGTGCGTGACATCAGAGAATGAAATCAAAATCACTGATTCTGACAGTGATCAGAGTTACATTTGTGGCTTCTGGGGGTGCACGTATTTAAACCTCTGCACCCACATATCATGTATTGTGACATTATTACACTGCAAACACCTTCCTGTTTACCTGGCTGTCATGGGATCCTCAAAGGAAAGCAAAAGATTAAGAGTCGCAAGAAACAACAATAGggcatttggcatttttgctatGATGGTATTAAAACAAGAGTTTtggaagaggaaataaaacaatacacCTCTTAGAAAATGTTCATTCTTAAGCAGCAAATCACACCCTTCTAACTTTGGTGCAACAGCCTCACTTGGTCTCgtatgaccagtagcttgtGGTGGTTAACCAGCTTTAGTCATAGTTGTCATTTTTGATTCTGCTGTACTTCTGTTACACAAAACATAACAGAGAAATAATCAATCATTTCAATAATTTAGCAAGTAACTGATTGAAAAGACAGTAAATCACCTTGTTTCCACAGCAACTTCTGTTCAGCCAAAGCTACTTTGTCTTGCTTTAAATGAAGAGTTTTGTATTCGCCCACAAGAGTTTTAAATTTGCTCATTTTGGCCATCATTCCTGTCAGCTCACAGAGATTACCAAAGCTATTAGAATTTGTCCTTGAACATGTGAAGCAAATTTCAGCCTCACGGTGGTGCtacatgaaaagtcaggggaccCCCAAAGTTGGTAGGATTCAGCCTCGGAGCAATGatgtatttcagtttggaccCAAAAACGAtggaccaaccaaccaacactGCCTTTCAAATACATATGATCTCATTTCttcatgaatgtgttttttttttccttctccgTTACAGGAAAACACTAATATTGAGGAGGCAACACGCTGCTTGGTAGAGCACATCCTGAACAACGAGGAGAGCCCCGTGGTAGAGCGGGACCCCGGCTCCCTCGTCCTGTCCGGATACACTAACACCGCAAAAGATCACCTCAACTGCTCTACGTGTGTGAAGTGGTGACTCCTTCCCAATCACAAACAACCAATAAGTTTCAGACGTGGTTACTGAAGATTCTTTAAAAAgtctttcatgttttgttttttaaatttaaggtAATATATGTGTCAGACTTACAtgtcaactttttattttttatatttcagtcaCAGATTACAAGTTATATTTCACAGCTATGGACAAACCTGTGGTTGATTCTGCCATGGAATATGTACATGAATATgtcttatttctttctcttaaaGTTACTAAAATATCTAAAGGTTGCACAAGAAAAGTtggtatatacagtatttaatatGTACAGTTTCTGCATGCTTCTCTTCTCTTGCTTTGAATATATCTGACACTGTGACACTGGCATTTAGCTGAACTGACAGCGCCCAGTGATACTGTTTATCTAACTCTTACATAATTTGGCAGTTTTTGTCTGCAGtgtggacacagacagaaaactctCACCTACCTTCACACCATCTCTGTTAAGTCAGAGaatatgaagagagagaaatgaaatcattaaaaaggTGGACACGTGTAAAACTCAATTCTGAAAATAACTCTTGCATATTGTGGACCTTATTGTAAGTGCATTTATATTAAAGCTCCTTGAAATTTATTTGAGTTTAAAAGCTGTCAAAGGCCCGAGAtgtattttttaagtttaatcAAAACCTGAATCTTAAATCTTGTTTCTGGGACAACTATCAAAGGATAAATAACAATTAGCAGCTTCCATACTGTAAACAGAGAAGGCCTGGTGTTTTATTCAGTGACACCTGAACAGAGATGGACACTGGCCATCATCAGAAGGTGAAACTGA
The DNA window shown above is from Lates calcarifer isolate ASB-BC8 linkage group LG20, TLL_Latcal_v3, whole genome shotgun sequence and carries:
- the rab38c gene encoding ras-related protein Rab-32, which produces MQQELLFKVLVIGDLGVGKTSIIKRYVHQIFSQHYRATIGVDFALKVLQWDNDTVIRLQLWDIAGQERYGNMTRVYYREAVGALVVFDVTRASTFDAVLKWKDDLDSKVTLNHGRPVPAVLLANKSDQLGSQQPKLDSFCRENGFVGWFETSAKENTNIEEATRCLVEHILNNEESPVVERDPGSLVLSGYTNTAKDHLNCSTCVKW